DNA sequence from the Candoia aspera isolate rCanAsp1 chromosome 10, rCanAsp1.hap2, whole genome shotgun sequence genome:
GATGTCAAGGGTAAAGAGAGGAATCgggtttttaattaaagaaacatCTTGGTAGCATCATTATCAGAAGCATATCAACTTTATCAGGGGCCTCAGTAAGACACAACAATAGTCATTCTCCTTGCCTCTTGTGCTACAAGTACACGTTTCATTAATATCTGTAGCAAAATTGTGAACTCAACAATTGAATGGAGGCTTTTCAAAATCtgctatattttatttcagaCATCAAGTACTATATTCCGACTTCAGTTCTTACCTTGGTATATTTTTCAAAGTTCCCAGTTTGTTGACCTAGGACAGATCCATCTTCTACACCATCCCGAAGTCTCTGTTCAAACCGTATCTGTACCAAATCTTGAGCATCCTTGTCACCGCCATCTAGAATGAATGGAAATCCCATATAATTTATCTGCcacaagaagagaagagaaaagccaATAGGATATAGAGGAGGGAGGATTGTCTACATATGGGGCATTGTATATAGAAGGCCTGAGTACTTCTGGTTAAATGAGACCAGGCAGAAAAGCAGGGGAAAATGTCCACCAAGACTTTGGGCAGTCACTTCAGTTAGAGAAGGAGGTACTGGTTTAGGCAAAGACAGCTTCAGATGCTCACAGGAGTTTTGAGCATGAGCTTTGAAGACTCTAAGGGATGGATTTCCAAGAACAGCCACCAAGAATTCTTCTTTTCACTAATCCTGTTTTGTTGGGCTGAACTGGCTTCCATTTAATTAGGGCTGATTTTACACTCAGTGCTTTGAAAAATGGATTGACAGCAAAATGTAGCCTCCTTTAATTGCCCTATCTGATCTTTAGATCTTCAAACGTTCTGTTTATTCTGCAGAACCAAAATTAAAGCcttgaaaatataatataaatataaggaAGTACTTCACTTCTTTaagggaagagggagaggagTCATTCTGGCAAGGAATTTGCTGCCTTTGGATTTTAGATATAAACGTTATGAGATACAATGGTTTAGGGGATGAGATGAAGTGAACAACCCCTGTTCATATTGataaacaaggaaataaaaaccAAAGCAGAGAGAATTGTAAAATGTTACATGCCactgcaagtgtgtgtgtgagaggacAAGAGAGCAACTAGGAAGATACAATAGAAGAGCACCTAGCCTATATTACAAAGACCTGCAGCAGATCCTTTGAAATTTAGCCCTACTGTAACATTACtgagtgccgtcgtaacttcaaacagtcgctaaacagggcaatcattaagcgaggattacttGTAGTGTTTCATTGAAGAACAAGGTAATTTACATATTCTCAATTCTGAACTGTGTTTGAAAGGATCCCAGTGCAAGATGGTTATGGTATCTCACCCTGGCCAGGAGAGCAAGTCAAATTCTTGCTAAACTGAAGCTTCCAGTTACAGTAAATGCAGACTGCAAGTTCTACCTATTCCGGGCAACACAGATCAATACCTTTTTCATAGTAGATACTCATGTCAACATCCCAGTCATCAGCTGTCTGTTCATCGAAATCTGCCAAAAGGAAGGTTCTGCATCAAGAAAGGAGTACAGTATATACAACTGACTACCACCACTCTTCCTTTACTGCCATCACCCTGCTTTAGCATATCCAAGTGCTTTATAAATTCTGCATGTGTTGAAACAAAGCCACGTTTTATTTACTGTTTCATTCGTAGCTTTTTATAAAATGGGAACATGAAAAGGACTACCCTCTCCTCCATGAACTTGCCTTATACCAATCATAGCTATTAAAGCTTTGCTCTAATTGTCCTCATTCTACTCTAATCTTTGGGAGGGAGGAGCGGAGGGAGGTGGATGGATGCCAGCAACTGACCCTGCCTTTGATAATTCCGCATTAGATACCTCAGACTTCAGCATTTCCATGTTTCATTATTGAGGGAGAGCCAAGCATTTACAAACAGGATACAAAAACGTATCATTGAAAAAGCACCCGGATTTTAGTAGCAATGCAGAATTAAATTAAGATTTCTGCAAATTTACCTGCTCCATCTTCTTGCCAATACTGTGCATCTGTGTAGAACACCAACCCCGAGCCTCCTTTCTCCCACTTCAGCTCAATTTCCTCCTCATACAAACGTTCCTTTGTGCGCTCCTGGCTGGTGACGTCTTCATGCAGGGCCTCATGCCGTTCCCACTCTTCACATCTATCATCATCCTCCTGTAGCAGAAGTACGAAGTTCAGGAACAGAAGACTAACACAGCTAAGGTTTGGCTTGGCCCTCCTTCATCAGAACTGTGAAAATAGTATTCCCCTttgaagcttttttaaaatttgaactgTGTACTTTTGGCAAAAAAGGATCTTTCTAATAAAGCACACAACTCCCAGCGCAAACTTTTTACCATTAAATTATCTTGGACAGTTCCGAGAATGCAAAACTAAAAAAATCTCAGTCCAAAGGCCAGAAACTCATTGGGCTTGCTTAGGCTAATCAGCTCTGACTTCAGATTCACAAGAACCTTTTCCAGCTTGTAAGCATTCATAAGTCTTATCaaaataactttcttttttcctcagggAAATAAACTTGCAACTTTAACTAGATAACAACATATATAATAGCTTCATGCTTGACAAGTAGGAAAAACTACTTACGCAGTCCAGTTCAGAGtcatctgtttctttcttttctggatCTTCCTGGTCTCTCTCTTCTGTATTATCTTGATTCACTGTCTCTACTGTTGGCAAGTGGTCTCCTGTTATTTCTTCTCCTGTAGCTGTGTAAACTCGCTCCTCTTCAATAATATCAGTTCCCTCATATGAAAATGGTACATTCCCATACCTGCGAGAAGAGCCAGATTTAGGGAACTGCAACTGCAGCTTTTTAATTACACGGGTGGGCATCCGGCAGGATCTGATAAGCTCCAAGAAGACTTGCAACGGAGTTCCCACATTCCCATGAGGCATTACTGCAGGAGGGTTCAATTCAGGGAGCCGTTCGAAGTCATCCTGGGTGAAAGTTTCTCTTGATATTGTATCGAGCTCCTTTTTGGTTTTATAACAAAATATGCCAGATTCTGTGAATAGACATGTAAGTATACATATAAGCATGGCGGCTAATGCACCAAAAATTTGTATTCTTTAGGGCTACtggatatgggctgcaaaaaacaCCAGATGGCAGTTGTCTTCTGATTTTTCAGTCCATATGTGACAGCCCTAGTATTTACTATGCTTGCATGGTGCTCTCACATTGTGtttaaattctatttatttattttttcagtttagATACTGcccacatatgtgactctgggcagctcacaaagttAATACAAAAGACAATACCAAAAATATCCACACCCCAAAATCATACAAAAACCAttcaaacacattaaaaacaataaaagctataaaaaccataaaaaacccATAAAAGCGTAATCCAATTTATTAACAATATAGCCATTTAGCAGGCTCCACACCACCACTGCCAGCAAAGCCTTCTTCGGGCCCTTTCTAAAGGCCAGAAGGGTCAGGGCTAATCTAAGTTCCAGGGAATGATGccccaaagggcgggtgccatgaaacgaaaggccctcttcctgggtcccatcagatgacattccgtCATAGATGGGAGCCATAACAGGCCTATCCTGtgggatctgatgggatgggcagatgtaactggggagaggtggtccctccaATCCTTAAATCCCCTTCCTATCCCCTTCTTCTAGACCAGTTGTTCCTAAaccttttgccatcacacctccctttattgtaatcttaatgtacacacctcctcTAAAAATCCAGATCTTAAAATGAACACCAATGAaccatgaaaacaatacaatgaaactttcagaaaggtggatttattaactaaaaggttcttcacgcCTCtgctggactctgtctgcacttcccaagggaggttcacctcacagtttgggaaaccctgttctGGACACAAAGCCGAGAAACTATGAAATGAAACCCGCTTGAGATGCGAAATTTCTCGCAGAGCCGGTAGTGCCCGTCCCCGGGGCCTCCCCTTCGGTCCTAATACCTCTATCTGGGGAAATCCGGACTCTTCGTACGACGCACCGCCCAGGCAGCGTCTCCCCCTGCGAGTCGATCCACCGTTTGCCTGAGTACATCTGGACCAAGCGGAGAGACCACCCGGGCCTCACCGCCACCAGGCAGCAGCAGGTCCGTCTTCCTGGCCTCGAAGGGCCGTCCGGCAACTCTTCCCGTTCAGGGCGATGCCGATAGTGGAAGCAAAGGAAGCCGCCGGCTTCGATGAACTGGCTGAAGTAGGAGCGGAGGTCGGCGGAGCGAAGCTGGGCTGGAATGAAGCTCACCAGGCAGTACCGGTCGCCGCGCTGaggggaggaagaagcaggagccTCTTCCGCCATCTTGCAACGCCTCGGGCACGTCATGTGATCCCGCGCGTGACCGGATTCGCGACTCGGATTGATGGCGTCTCCATAGAATGGAAAGACGCTTCAGAAACGCGTTCTATGCCTTCAAACCATAGAGATAAGAATCAGTGGAATGGTAGAACGGTCTCTAGAAAAAGGAATGCTGCATTAAGCGTTCTGTGGTTGGAAACATACTTCCGGCCTACAGAAGACTTGAATTTTCGTCCTGACGCTCAATAAATCAGGCTTTCCTTGTCGAAATTCCAGAGGGTAGAATCCAGGCAGAGAAGAGGAAGTATGCACTCAGTGACtgagtttagaccagtgtttctcaacttcagcaactttaagaggtgtggacttcaactctcagaattccccagccagtattggctggggaattctgagagttgaagtccacacctcttaaagttgctgaaactgagaaacactgatttagacaacATGCTCTACGTAGTTTCTTTGCATAacgtatgttgtatgaaccctgCCCCTGCAGTTTCTAGACTGAGATGCATTGCTTGGTCATTAAGACACTGAGGCTTAGGGTCTGCATTCCTATTGGTTACTGTGCAGAGCTGCCAGCAGCTGCCTTctgtctggggtgggggggctgcatCTGAGCAGAGGAATGTGCCCCTGGCTACACTTTGCATTACAGGGGCTCCTTCTGTATCTTGGATACGCAGTTCTGAGAAGCAGCAATTCACTGGGTGGGTGTTGCAATAATGAAGGATTGGACTTTTTTCCTTCacaatggacttttttttaatccaggtgAAACTGACAAGAGTTTTGCCAGTTTCCCCTAACTAGCCCACCTGACAGGAAGAATACCACCATAGTAGGGTAGTgttccccgccccgccccccacCAATTCTCCAGTGGATTTGTTGGATTGGTAGATGCCAAGTACAAATCCGACTCCACAGAGGGGGTTCATGAAAAAGGACTTATCAGTGAAAACCACATCTCCTCCAAGACTTGCCCT
Encoded proteins:
- the GPATCH3 gene encoding G patch domain-containing protein 3 isoform X1 yields the protein MAEEAPASSSPQRGDRYCLVSFIPAQLRSADLRSYFSQFIEAGGFLCFHYRHRPEREELPDGPSRPGRRTCCCLVAVRPGWSLRLVQMYSGKRWIDSQGETLPGRCVVRRVRISPDRESGIFCYKTKKELDTISRETFTQDDFERLPELNPPAVMPHGNVGTPLQVFLELIRSCRMPTRVIKKLQLQFPKSGSSRRYGNVPFSYEGTDIIEEERVYTATGEEITGDHLPTVETVNQDNTEERDQEDPEKKETDDSELDCEDDDRCEEWERHEALHEDVTSQERTKERLYEEEIELKWEKGGSGLVFYTDAQYWQEDGADFDEQTADDWDVDMSIYYEKDGGDKDAQDLVQIRFEQRLRDGVEDGSVLGQQTGNFEKYTKGIGRKVMERQGWTEGLGLGSSSSGMAEALDNEGQNPKCKRGLGYHGEKLQTFTKLKKPCRDGCGLISTIYDDPHPVDSEDHLLRRQLPISMKYRQEVVFVHARHGIQEDSSSS
- the GPATCH3 gene encoding G patch domain-containing protein 3 isoform X2, which codes for MAEEAPASSSPQRGDRYCLVSFIPAQLRSADLRSYFSQFIEAGGFLCFHYRHRPEREELPDGPSRPGRRTCCCLVAVRPGWSLRLVQMYSGKRWIDSQGETLPGRCVVRRVRISPDRESGIFCYKTKKELDTISRETFTQDDFERLPELNPPAVMPHGNVGTPLQVFLELIRSCRMPTRVIKKLQLQFPKSGSSRRYGNVPFSYEGTDIIEEERVYTATGEEITGDHLPTVETVNQDNTEERDQEDPEKKETDDSELDCEDDDRCEEWERHEALHEDVTSQERTKERLYEEEIELKWEKGGSGLVFYTDAQYWQEDGADFDEQTADDWDVDMSIYYEKDGGDKDAQDLVQIRFEQRLRDGVEDGSVLGQQTGNFEKYTKGIGRKVMERQGWTEGLGLGSSSSGMAEALDNEGQNPKCKRGLG